The following DNA comes from bacterium.
ACGATGCCACTAAAGGGCGCGGTGATCGTCGCGTTGGCCACGCTCAGCCGGGCATTGTGCAGGGCGGCTTGCTGGCTGGCCGCCTGGGACCGCTGGGTCTGGACCTGCGTCTGTGCCGAGGCTTCCTGCTGCCGCGCGGCGGCAATCTGGGCGTCGGCCTGGGCGATCTGGGCCTCCGCCACATTCACCTGCGCCGCCGAGGCGTCCAGGGTCGCGAGCGCAGATTGCACCTGCGCGGTCATGTCGTCGAGGGTCTGCTGTGCGGCCGCCCCCTGCTTCACCAGTGTGGCCATCCGTTGGTGGGTCGCCTCAGCATCCTTCAACTGCGCGGCCGCCTTCGCGACTCCGGCTTGGGCATTCGCCATCTGGGCTACCGCATTTTGCCGCCCGGCGATCGCGTTGAGCAATTGCGCGTGGGCGGTGGCGACCGCAACCTTGGCCGTGAGGATACCGTTCTGCGCGGCCAGCGCCGTGGCTTCCGCCTGAGCGACCTGGGCGTCGAGTTGAGCGTGGTCGACGATGGCGACGACCTGGCCGGCGCGCACGGGGTCACCCGGCCGAACGGTCACCACTTCGAGATAGCCCGCGGTCTTTGAATAGAGGACGGCGCTCCTGAGCGAGGCGATGTTCGCCGTCAGCGAAAGCGTGACCGGAATCGTGACGCGCTTCGGATGGGCCACACCCACCAGCGGAGGCGGCACCGCGCGGCCCTTGGACGTGCCCGTCGATGGAGGATCGGCGCTGGCCGGTTTCCCGACCGGAGCCGGGGCGGTGAACCGGCCGAGCAGCAATCCAAAGCCCAGCGCCACCACCACCGCGGGGATCCACACCCACGATTTCGGCATTATGAATGCCCCCCGATCCCCTCGGGGACCCGCGGCGGGCTCGGGTGCGCGGACAGGCGCCGGAGGTCGCGAACCTGGCGCTCGAGTTGCCGCTGCAGCCGCCCCAGTTGCGTCACCTTTTGGCGGACCGACTGTAGCTGATCCTCGGTCACCCGTAGCGCACTCTCGACGGCCTTGCTGCGGCGGGCGGGATCCGACGTCGTCTCCGCCGCCGCCAGGTAGTGGGCACGCGCCTCATCGGCGTCCAGCATCCGCTTGATCTCGCTCAGGGACAGGCCGAGCAGCTGCTTCAGGTTCTTAATCCGCTCGATCCGCTCGAGGTCGGCGGCCGAGTAGAGCCGCTGGCCTCCGTTCAGCCGCTCGCTGGGTACCAGCAGCCCAATCTCATCGTAATAGTGGAGCGCCCGCTGGGTGAGCCCGGTACGGTGGCAGACTTCCCCGATCTGGTACAGCGTGGACATATGGTTCCTCGCTCCGCATCCGGCCCAGGCCCGGGCCGAGTACTTCGATTTTAGAAGCACCTTACGTGGATGTCAACATCCTTCCGGGCACGTAAGGTCACGCACCCGATACCCCCGCATCGACCAGCACCTGGTGGACGCGGCGGATCGCTTCGAGATGGGCCCGCGGGGAATCGAGGC
Coding sequences within:
- a CDS encoding efflux RND transporter periplasmic adaptor subunit, coding for MPKSWVWIPAVVVALGFGLLLGRFTAPAPVGKPASADPPSTGTSKGRAVPPPLVGVAHPKRVTIPVTLSLTANIASLRSAVLYSKTAGYLEVVTVRPGDPVRAGQVVAIVDHAQLDAQVAQAEATALAAQNGILTAKVAVATAHAQLLNAIAGRQNAVAQMANAQAGVAKAAAQLKDAEATHQRMATLVKQGAAAQQTLDDMTAQVQSALATLDASAAQVNVAEAQIAQADAQIAAARQQEASAQTQVQTQRSQAASQQAALHNARLSVANATITAPFSGIVVSRSLDAGAYVTPGTSTPIVTIADLDQTDVTVNVTEVQIAAIQRGAPVSITVDAYPGRTFEGKVTRIAGGADQATRTVQVEIDIANPGHLLRPGMYATARLSVGADKDVLVVPLGALVSVGDQHFVWVVKDGKVNRHPVTIGRATGEVVEITAGLTEDDQIIARGIDLVREGQPVRPVPVGGL
- a CDS encoding MerR family transcriptional regulator, which codes for MSTLYQIGEVCHRTGLTQRALHYYDEIGLLVPSERLNGGQRLYSAADLERIERIKNLKQLLGLSLSEIKRMLDADEARAHYLAAAETTSDPARRSKAVESALRVTEDQLQSVRQKVTQLGRLQRQLERQVRDLRRLSAHPSPPRVPEGIGGHS